A single window of Pseudoduganella plicata DNA harbors:
- a CDS encoding DMT family transporter → MSSTPVGYLWCGAAALASALSTLMIKFSSHAGPDWTLPRLAWLAAAIASYALGFACYTLALQKLQISLAYPVMTAVTMVLVTVLGCAVLQEPLAPAKLLGITLIIVGAFVLAR, encoded by the coding sequence ATGAGCTCCACTCCCGTCGGTTACCTGTGGTGCGGCGCTGCCGCCCTGGCCAGCGCGCTGTCCACGCTGATGATCAAGTTCTCCTCCCATGCGGGGCCGGACTGGACCCTGCCGCGCCTGGCCTGGCTTGCCGCCGCCATCGCCAGCTATGCGCTGGGTTTCGCCTGCTATACGCTGGCCCTGCAGAAGCTGCAGATCAGCCTGGCCTATCCCGTCATGACGGCCGTCACCATGGTCCTCGTCACCGTCCTGGGCTGCGCCGTGCTGCAGGAGCCGCTGGCACCGGCCAAGCTGCTGGGCATCACCCTCATCATCGTCGGCGCCTTCGTGCTGGCGCGTTAA
- a CDS encoding glycosyltransferase family 2 protein, translated as MSQTEQLVAVVIPSFRVTRHILGVIASIGPQVARIYVVDDKCPDGSGDFVAGHCNDPRVVIVRHEVNQGVGSAVMSGYRAAIEEGMSVIVKIDGDGQMDPGLIDNFVTPILRGEADYTKGNRFFYLENIGRMPPLRLFGNAVLSLMTKLSSGYWDLFDPTNGYTAIHAEVARHLPFDKISKRYFFETDMLFRLNTISAAVIDIPMDATYGDEVSNLKISKIVTEFMLKHLRNFGKRIFYNYYLRNMSVASLELPLGLLLLIGGSVFGAARWIASAQAGIPTGAGTVMVAALPVMLGLQLILAFVAYDIAAVPRRALHVALRRRKP; from the coding sequence ATGAGCCAAACCGAACAACTCGTCGCCGTCGTCATCCCCAGCTTCCGGGTCACCCGCCACATTCTCGGCGTGATCGCGTCGATCGGCCCGCAGGTGGCGCGCATCTACGTGGTGGACGACAAGTGTCCGGACGGCTCCGGGGACTTCGTGGCCGGCCATTGCAACGACCCGCGTGTCGTCATCGTGCGCCATGAGGTCAACCAGGGCGTCGGCAGCGCCGTCATGAGCGGCTACCGCGCGGCCATCGAGGAGGGCATGAGCGTCATCGTCAAGATCGACGGCGACGGCCAGATGGACCCTGGGCTGATCGACAACTTCGTCACGCCGATCCTGCGCGGCGAGGCCGACTACACCAAGGGTAACCGCTTCTTCTATCTGGAAAATATCGGCCGCATGCCGCCGCTGCGCCTGTTCGGCAATGCCGTGCTGTCGCTGATGACGAAGCTGTCTTCCGGCTACTGGGACCTGTTCGACCCGACCAACGGCTACACGGCCATCCACGCGGAAGTGGCGCGCCACCTGCCGTTCGACAAGATCAGCAAGCGCTACTTCTTCGAGACGGACATGCTGTTCCGCCTGAACACGATCTCGGCGGCCGTCATCGACATTCCGATGGATGCCACGTATGGCGACGAGGTCAGCAATCTGAAGATTTCCAAGATCGTCACCGAGTTCATGCTCAAGCACCTGCGCAACTTCGGCAAGCGCATCTTCTATAACTACTACCTGCGCAATATGTCGGTTGCGTCGCTGGAATTGCCCCTGGGCCTGCTGTTGCTGATCGGCGGCAGCGTCTTCGGCGCGGCGCGCTGGATCGCCTCGGCACAGGCCGGCATCCCGACCGGCGCCGGCACCGTCATGGTGGCCGCGCTCCCCGTGATGCTGGGCCTGCAGCTGATCCTGGCGTTCGTGGCATACGATATTGCCGCGGTACCGCGGCGGGCGCTGCACGTGGCGCTGCGCCGGCGCAAGCCGTGA
- a CDS encoding GtrA family protein has product MTALRGLVSRRFAVYLVGGVLSALADVGTMQALLMGNVPAVPAASAGFAAGLLVNYSFHARVTFRDLAGGGTGTVLRYLCLVLVNYLITVAMVAASQRWLGMAMPGKLLSMPVVAVNGFLLGKHWIFRQRLPNSTD; this is encoded by the coding sequence GTGACGGCCCTGCGCGGCCTCGTCAGCCGCCGCTTTGCCGTTTATCTCGTGGGGGGCGTGCTGAGCGCGCTGGCCGACGTGGGCACGATGCAGGCATTATTGATGGGAAACGTGCCGGCCGTGCCGGCCGCCAGCGCCGGCTTCGCCGCTGGCCTGCTGGTCAACTACAGCTTCCATGCCCGCGTGACGTTCCGCGACCTTGCCGGCGGCGGCACCGGCACAGTGCTGCGCTACCTGTGCCTGGTGCTGGTCAACTATCTGATCACCGTGGCGATGGTGGCGGCCTCCCAGCGCTGGCTGGGGATGGCGATGCCGGGCAAGCTGCTGTCGATGCCGGTCGTGGCCGTCAACGGCTTCCTGCTCGGCAAGCACTGGATCTTCCGTCAGCGGCTGCCGAACTCCACCGACTGA
- a CDS encoding DUF7024 domain-containing protein: MVLALPLATYFAHLTAPAQERNPDLARAQVFAGLMLGAAVGVTVLYTASIADAAPGEGHRLHMRYYNFILPLVILLAFAPLRDAPRRRIAIALVLAAALVAAVAVPLVPTFPTSFIDSPELEILADTKGRLVILACIQLVLVACWAWRPQLGLRAFGWVLLPLALLSGQFIASKVMTRQQTASEYDKAGIMVRDYLSKDEVAGVTVAGDGGGLLRALFHIDTAGADFIELTPGAPLRKNELPPNRRWLLVVGPHPLPATIVPEIRTSDYALIRLQPTQGTLTRIGMDNPLGSGVLTAVDGLASPEPWGAWSVAPQVRLRFANPLPRSLRLIIKGTAFGPNQEEDFILRVGTHQDSFRLGIREQFRVFDLETDGNTTEVTIDVPKPTAPVSIGQGPDQRTLGMALQSVEFGSR; this comes from the coding sequence GTGGTGCTGGCGCTGCCGCTGGCCACGTATTTCGCGCACCTGACGGCGCCGGCCCAGGAGCGCAATCCCGATCTGGCCCGCGCGCAGGTCTTCGCCGGGCTGATGCTGGGTGCAGCCGTCGGCGTGACGGTGCTGTATACCGCCTCCATCGCCGATGCGGCACCGGGCGAGGGCCACCGGCTGCACATGCGCTACTACAACTTCATCCTGCCGCTCGTGATCCTGCTGGCGTTTGCGCCGTTGCGCGATGCGCCTCGCCGGCGCATCGCCATCGCCCTGGTGCTGGCCGCCGCGCTGGTGGCGGCCGTGGCGGTACCGCTGGTACCGACGTTCCCTACCAGCTTCATCGACAGTCCCGAGCTGGAGATCCTGGCCGACACGAAAGGCCGCCTGGTGATCCTGGCGTGCATCCAGCTGGTGCTGGTGGCTTGCTGGGCGTGGCGCCCGCAGCTCGGGTTGCGCGCGTTTGGCTGGGTGCTGCTGCCGCTTGCGCTGCTTTCCGGCCAGTTCATCGCCAGCAAGGTCATGACGCGCCAGCAGACGGCCAGCGAGTACGACAAGGCCGGCATCATGGTGCGCGATTACCTCAGCAAGGATGAAGTGGCCGGGGTGACGGTGGCGGGCGACGGTGGCGGCCTGTTGCGCGCGCTGTTCCATATCGATACGGCAGGCGCCGACTTCATCGAACTGACGCCCGGCGCGCCGCTGCGCAAGAACGAACTGCCACCGAACCGGCGCTGGCTGCTGGTGGTCGGACCGCATCCGCTGCCTGCCACGATCGTGCCGGAAATCCGCACCTCCGACTACGCGCTGATCCGGTTGCAGCCCACGCAGGGCACGCTGACCCGGATCGGCATGGACAACCCGCTGGGCAGCGGCGTGCTGACGGCGGTGGACGGGCTGGCGTCGCCCGAACCGTGGGGCGCGTGGTCGGTGGCGCCGCAGGTACGCCTGCGTTTCGCCAACCCGCTGCCGCGCTCGCTGCGCCTGATCATCAAGGGCACGGCGTTCGGCCCTAATCAAGAGGAAGATTTTATCCTGCGCGTGGGCACTCATCAGGACTCCTTCCGCCTCGGCATCCGCGAGCAGTTCCGGGTCTTCGATCTGGAAACGGATGGCAATACGACGGAAGTGACGATCGACGTGCCGAAGCCGACGGCGCCCGTGTCGATCGGCCAGGGACCGGACCAGCGCACGCTGGGCATGGCCCTTCAGTCGGTGGAGTTCGGCAGCCGCTGA
- a CDS encoding glycosyltransferase family 39 protein, translating into MTTTSIRLFSTPLRRHGFVIALAVLSLYLVLRGTGAYPMVFADEWLYSKSARLYPLAESVLPSWLYLALFGQTSHCGPGFLGCARVLNVALYMASAPFLYGIARALYSRGVAQALTVAVLLMPVNTYTGYFMPESMYFTAFCVLAHAVLACHRLPPLRYGLLTGALLGAMCTVKVHGLFLLPALVAFMFYLCFTGERDGWLRRFVTMAGAAIVTTLLVKTAIGYVLAGPAGMGLLGSFYGNHATNTEGAAVC; encoded by the coding sequence ATGACCACCACTTCAATCCGTTTGTTTTCCACGCCGCTGCGCCGGCATGGCTTTGTCATTGCCCTGGCGGTATTGTCGCTGTACCTCGTGCTGCGCGGCACGGGTGCGTACCCGATGGTGTTTGCCGACGAATGGCTCTACAGCAAATCGGCCCGCCTGTACCCGCTGGCCGAATCCGTCCTGCCATCCTGGCTGTATCTTGCACTGTTCGGCCAGACCAGCCATTGCGGACCGGGCTTCCTGGGCTGTGCGCGCGTCCTGAACGTCGCGCTGTACATGGCCAGCGCGCCGTTCCTGTATGGAATCGCCAGGGCGCTGTACAGCCGCGGCGTCGCGCAGGCGCTGACGGTTGCCGTGCTGCTCATGCCCGTCAACACGTACACGGGCTACTTCATGCCGGAGTCCATGTACTTCACGGCCTTTTGCGTGCTGGCCCATGCGGTGCTGGCATGTCACCGCCTGCCGCCACTGCGCTACGGCCTGCTGACAGGCGCGCTGCTGGGCGCCATGTGCACGGTCAAGGTGCACGGCCTGTTCCTGCTGCCCGCGCTGGTGGCATTCATGTTCTACCTGTGCTTCACCGGCGAGCGCGACGGCTGGCTGCGCCGCTTCGTGACGATGGCCGGCGCGGCGATCGTCACGACGTTGCTGGTGAAGACGGCAATCGGCTACGTGCTGGCGGGGCCCGCGGGCATGGGCCTGCTGGGCAGTTTCTACGGTAACCACGCCACCAATACGGAAGGGGCGGCCGTCTGCTGA
- a CDS encoding acyltransferase family protein, translating to MKRDSQITLERPAFTHDKLAYRPDIDGLRALAVLGVLIFHAFPGALPGGFTGVDIFFVISGFLITRIIAGEAAQGHFSIAAFYGRRIQRIFPALILVMVCCVAFGWFALFPDELKMLGKHVFGGSAFLSNIFLWREVGYFDTAAETKPLLHLWSLGIEEQFYVAWPLLILWAAPRRKILLCAGILAALSFALNVGGIRAFPSATFYLPAARAWELLAGAVLACAGAVAALGDRASKRQLDLISLLGLLMIALSYGLVSKGRAFPGWWALLPVAGAVLLIAAGPYGLVNRVLGSKALVGIGLISYPLYLWHWPLLSFAQIVESGTPSATLRGAALAIAVLLAWATWRLLERPLRGWRTPRARVAMLSAAMVAVAAGGALLYVKDGLPQRRAIAESERMQKALILVEDVANAAACKQRYGFDTLYKYCLQTWPERNPTVALIGDSHAYHVSAGLGAWYKKQGENMVMFGTRIPYWGLDPASGDEYQAVTQRMLELALEIPTIHTVLISTAAKLSDGNTVHMAALRETLRRYTQAGKKVIFLHDVPALGFEPRSCIRRPGIASSTTRHDCSISRAEFERNTAEHERLLAAILAEFPAVQQFRPAEALCDAKRCRVDVGGTLMYRDNNHLSYEGDLRVGAAFAAAQASHSSSK from the coding sequence ATGAAACGGGATAGTCAGATTACGCTGGAACGACCGGCATTCACGCACGATAAACTGGCCTACCGCCCCGATATCGACGGCCTGCGCGCACTGGCAGTGTTGGGCGTACTGATCTTCCACGCGTTTCCGGGGGCACTGCCCGGTGGCTTTACCGGTGTCGACATTTTCTTTGTCATTTCCGGATTCCTGATCACCCGCATCATCGCGGGCGAGGCGGCACAGGGCCATTTCTCGATCGCCGCGTTTTATGGGCGACGCATCCAGCGTATTTTCCCCGCTCTGATTCTGGTAATGGTCTGCTGCGTGGCGTTTGGCTGGTTCGCACTGTTTCCGGACGAGCTGAAAATGCTGGGCAAGCACGTGTTCGGCGGTTCCGCTTTTCTGTCGAATATTTTCCTCTGGCGCGAGGTCGGTTATTTCGACACGGCCGCTGAAACTAAGCCGCTGCTGCATCTGTGGTCGCTCGGGATCGAAGAGCAGTTTTATGTCGCCTGGCCGCTGCTGATTCTCTGGGCCGCGCCGCGGCGCAAGATCCTCCTATGCGCCGGCATATTGGCCGCGCTGTCGTTCGCGCTGAATGTGGGCGGTATCCGCGCCTTCCCCAGTGCGACGTTCTATCTTCCCGCCGCGCGTGCCTGGGAACTGCTGGCCGGCGCGGTGCTGGCTTGCGCCGGCGCCGTGGCGGCGCTTGGCGACCGCGCATCGAAGCGCCAGCTCGATCTGATTTCGCTGCTGGGGCTGCTGATGATTGCGCTGTCGTACGGACTGGTCAGCAAGGGCCGCGCGTTTCCCGGCTGGTGGGCGCTGCTGCCCGTGGCTGGCGCCGTGCTGCTGATCGCCGCAGGCCCGTACGGGCTGGTCAACCGGGTGCTGGGCAGCAAGGCGCTGGTCGGTATCGGTCTCATCAGTTACCCGCTGTATCTGTGGCATTGGCCGCTGTTGTCGTTTGCGCAGATCGTCGAGTCGGGCACGCCGTCGGCCACGCTGCGCGGTGCCGCGCTGGCCATCGCCGTGCTGCTGGCATGGGCCACGTGGCGCCTGCTGGAGCGGCCGCTGCGGGGCTGGCGCACGCCCCGCGCGCGCGTCGCAATGTTGTCGGCGGCGATGGTGGCCGTGGCCGCCGGCGGCGCGCTGCTGTACGTCAAGGATGGCCTGCCGCAGCGCCGCGCCATCGCCGAAAGCGAGCGCATGCAGAAGGCGCTGATCCTGGTAGAGGACGTGGCCAACGCCGCTGCCTGCAAGCAGCGCTATGGCTTCGACACGCTTTACAAATATTGCCTGCAGACGTGGCCCGAGCGCAATCCGACCGTCGCGCTGATCGGCGACAGCCATGCGTATCACGTCTCCGCCGGGCTGGGGGCGTGGTATAAAAAGCAGGGCGAGAACATGGTCATGTTCGGCACGCGCATCCCGTACTGGGGTCTCGATCCGGCCAGCGGCGACGAATACCAGGCGGTCACGCAACGCATGCTGGAGCTGGCCCTGGAAATCCCGACGATTCATACCGTCCTCATCTCCACCGCTGCCAAGCTGAGCGACGGCAATACCGTGCACATGGCCGCGCTGCGCGAAACGCTGCGCCGCTACACGCAGGCCGGCAAGAAAGTCATCTTCCTGCACGACGTGCCGGCGCTGGGCTTCGAGCCGCGCTCGTGCATCCGGCGTCCCGGCATTGCCAGCAGCACCACGCGGCACGACTGCTCGATCTCCCGCGCCGAGTTCGAACGCAACACGGCCGAGCACGAGCGCCTGCTGGCCGCCATCCTGGCCGAGTTCCCGGCCGTGCAGCAGTTCCGCCCGGCCGAGGCACTGTGCGACGCGAAGCGCTGCCGGGTCGACGTGGGCGGCACGCTGATGTACCGCGACAATAATCACCTCAGCTACGAAGGCGACCTGCGTGTCGGCGCCGCGTTCGCCGCTGCCCAGGCTTCCCACTCATCTTCCAAATGA